Genomic segment of Paenibacillus sp. FSL R5-0623:
GCTCGTTACGTCCACAGATCACAGACATCTCAGGCTGCAGCGGAGCAGACGGGAAAAACATCGGCAGACTGCGATAGGCATTACTGTGGGCCTTCCCCATAAACTTGTATCCAACCATTCCGACACGAAGACGATTTGACATGGTCATTTCCTCCTTTGGAATAATAAAAAGTCTTTCTATAGGTGTACCTATAAACTATTGACGGATAGAAGAAGCACGGATGATCAGTTCGGTAGGCAACAACGCTCTCGCTGATTCGGTTACCGCTACAACAGAGTTATTCGCTTTATGTGTGTCACCCACAGACCCATGCATAAGCTTCGATACTGCAAGTTCACCCATCTCGAAAAATGGAACCCTGACGCTGCTCAGCGGCGGAACCGCCATCTCGGCGGCATCGGAGTCGTCATAACCCACAAATGCCGGAAAATCCGCAGGTCCTATTCCCCGCTCACGCAAACCATGCATGACCCCAATTGCCATCCGGTCATTGGCCGCAAATACAGCATCAATCTCATGTAGGCGATCTGCTACAATCGCTGCCGCCTCAGTGCCGCTTCGTCTACTATAATTCCCCTCAAGCAATAGACTCGGGTCCAGCTCCATACCTGCTTCTTGCAGGCCAAGACAGACACCTTCCATTCGCTCCTGGCTGTTGGAATAGCTGTCCGGACCATTGAGAAAAGCGATTTTGCGATACCCCTGATCCGTAAGATGACGTATGGCAAGCCTGCTTCCTTCCACATGATCCGCATCCACTTCCGTGAACGATTGGCCCTCAAAGTGCTGATTCATGACACAGAATGGGTGTCCTTCCTGATGAAGCTGCTGCATGGCAGCCAGTTCTTCAGGATCATCTCTGGCACCAAGGATAATGCAGGCGTCCACTTTCTGACGCCGGAACAGATCTGTATAATTCATCACTTCTCCCGGTGTCCGGAACATAACCAACAGGTCCATGCCATTATCTCTCGCTTTGCTCCCGATCCCACTCAGCATTTCCGAGAAAAAATACGCCGAGAACAGATGCGCCTTCGGAACATAAGGTAATACCACGCCAAGATTCCCGCTTTTACTTCTGGCAAAACTGCGAGCAAGAGCGCTGGGCACATAGCCTAGCTGTTCGGAAGCTTCAAGAACCTTGCGGCGTGTCTCTTCTTTAATAGGACCTACCCCATTCAGCACCCGGGAGACCGTCGCCTCGGAAACACCCGCAAGATCAGCCACTTCTTTACGAGATGCCATGAATTTCACCCCCTTCTAGCTCACCTATAAATGATGTAATAATTAAAAATCGATATTTATGTACGCGCGTACATTTTCTCATGCCATGTAACCGTTGTCAATGCTTTTAACATAAAAAATAATGAGAGCTCGGGTTAATCCAAGCCCTCATTATTATCATGCCAGAGATGGTACGTTCATTGAATCCGAGCACCTGTAATCCTAGGGGTTCAAGTTACTTATCAAACACACTACAACAATTACGGTTGATCCTATTTGTTCGATTAATTGGAGAGTACAGCTCACAACGTCGTTGTAACGCCAAGATCAACGGAGGATTGGCTGAACTCAGCCTGCTCCTTTGTTTTCGCATGACTCGGAATGCGATCCGAGGGTTCTGGCGTGGATTGCAGCTGTCTTACTTTGTGCAGTACTTCTTTGTTCGGCAGGAAGTGTTGGGAACGAATAAACCGAATTGTTTTGGTTTTGGCACGCATAACAATCGAATCCGTCTCGGCACGATCATCCGCAAGATACCGGACCCCTCCCAAGATCTCACCTGGCGTCACACCTGTTGCGGCAAAAATGACGTCCTCCGTGCCGATCATATCCTGCATCGTTAACACTTTGTAAGGATTGTCAATTCCCATCTGCAAGCAGCGCTGGAATTCGTCTGCGTTGGCAGGCATCAGACGACCTTGAATCTCACCCCCAAGACAAGATAGTGCTGCGGCAGCCAGCACACCTTCTGGCGCTCCTCCAGATCCGACATACAGATCAATGCCCGCCTCGGGGAAGGCAGGTGCCATTGCACCCGCAACATCACCGTCACTGAGGAACTTAATTCTCACGCCAACCTTGCGTAGCGTCTTGATTGTGCTTTCATGTCGTACACGATCCAGAATCATCACAGTGAGGTCCGAGATGTTTTTGTTTAATGCGGCAGCGGCTTTCTCCAGTGTGACTTCAACCGGGTCTTCAATGCTGACCTTGCCTACAAGCGCAGGCCCTACCGCCAGTTTCTCCATGTACATGTCCGGTGCGTGGAGCAGGTTACCTTTTCCCGCCACTGCAATAACCGATAGAGCGTTGTTCAGTCCTTTGGCCACGATTTCTGTACCTTCGAGCGGGTCTACAGCCACGTCAACCTCAGGGCCCTCAGCGTTGCCCACTTCCTCGCCGATGTACAACATGGGTGCTTCATCCATTTCTCCTTCACCGATTACCACCGTGCCGCGAATGGACACGGAATCGAACATGGCGCGCATGGCCAAAGTAGCCGCTTCATCTGCACTGTTCTTGTCGCCTCGTCCCATCCAGGGTGCTGAAGCTAACGCAGCCAATTCTGTTACTCTGACAATTTCCAACGCCAGTTCGCGTTCCATTTTTTCCCACTTCCTTTCCAATTTCCAAAAGCATAACGTGAAAGCGGTACTAAATCCATCGCAAATCCATATGAAATTGATCTATAATCGGCGTCGTAGCGCCTTTCGAAGGATTCATACCTTATTTATCCAATTAATATGTTGGTTGATTTCGCTCCTTTTTTGGGCTGGTTTTAAGAGTCCAATCCACCTGATTTCTTACTTGGATATTAATTTTATTTTCCATTTTCCGCTCTAAAACTAAATAATTCAACATGGTGGATTAACACGTCCGTTTCATGCGCAAAAAAATTCTTATAACATGAGGTATATACAACTTATATCGTGATTATTAAGAACATGCTGCTATCTAACAAATTCCGAACGAAAACGATTTTAGGCTGACCGTTCAAACGTAGAAAAACTAATAAATTGTAAGGATGATCCTTGGGATCAGCTTATTACCTTCACGATTATTGAGCTAATTTATACGACAATGATGTATTAATCAGGCCTTTAACTTTTGTTAAAGCCATAGATGCAGCTTATGGAGGTCATCGAAAATAATAAGTTTACATAATATTTATTATGTATTAATCTTCATCTATTTCTTCATTTTATTATTCAATGGTTTTGACAAAACATAAAAAAGCCCGAAAGAATTCTGCTTAATGGCATTTTTCTCCCAAGCTTTTCCGTCGATGATCCAGTTATAGTATCGTTTTGGTCATTATCAAATCAATCTGTTCCTCATCTCCCATAACAAAGGCATGGGCTCCAGTCTGAACAAACCCCATCTTTTCATAAAATGCGATGGCATTTTCATTTTTCTCCCACACGCCTAACCAAATATTCGTCTTGTGATGTTCAGCTGCCATCTCTATAGCTTTATGGAGCAACACCTTACCAAGCCCATGTTTTTGGAACTCTTTTTTGATGTATACCCGCTCGATCTCAAGGGATTCCTCCTCCCCCATCTTCTCAGATTGAGCATCGTTGATATTCACCTTCATATAACCAGCAACTTGATTGTTGACATAAATAAAAAGAAATTGTGAATCCGAAATGGACAGTTCCGTTTCCAATTGCTCCCGATTAAACGCCTTTTCCAGATAAGCTTTCATATTTTCGGGTGAATTTTGCGCTTTAAACGTTTCATTAAACGTCTCATAACTAATCTCCTGTAGTTCACACACCTGTTCGATGGTACATATCCCTATACGAATCTTCATCTATAATCACATTCCTTTATCATGTTAATCATTTGTTGCAAATGCAATAAAAAAGTATTACATTGAATTTAACTCAATTTTGTTGTATTTGCAACATAATATAAAAGAAGAGGTTGAATGAATTGAAATATGTTCTTTTTGTCGCAGGTATTCTAATCTTAACGCTTGGTATTTCCCTCACCATTCAATCTGAACTGGGTACTTCACCGTTTGACGCACTGCTGGTAGGGTTGTCACAACATGTAGGCCTAAGTGTAGGGAGCTGGGAAGTCATCCTTGCTTTCCTGTTAATCGGATGTAATTCGCTGTTGAAGCAGCAAAAACCCGAGTTTCTGGGACTCGTCACCGCATTCATTACTGGTGTGGGGATTGATATATGGCTTTATGTATCTGATTTCTTGATTACGCCCGAAGTTTGGTACACCAAATTGATAACTTTTGTCATTGGTTTAGTGATCATCAGTATCGGCACAGCAATCTATTTACAGACTAATTTCGCACCCATTCCGATTGACCGCTTAACATTAATCCTGCATGAACTCACCCGAACTCCTTTATTTATATCGAGAACATTGATTTATTTTGTATTTTTAATGCTCGCATTCCTGCTTGGTGGGCCAATCGGGCTTGGAACGTTGATAACCGTATGTTGTGCAGGTGTACTTCTTCAGTTCATCATGGGCCATACAAAAAGGATAATAGATCGCATATTAACAGACATGGATATCGTCACATACTAAAAATGAAAAAGAACATTCCGTCTAATTGGTGTACACCTTCTACACCATAAAAAGGCTGGATCAGAGGTTCAACCCCTGATCCAGCCCATTAAACGTGCTATCTAACTTTACGGCTCAATTCCCCATACCAGCTGACCGTTCACATACCCGGTAACCTTATCATGGCTTGCGAACTGACTACCGGTTGCCTTGAACGAGTAATCATCAGTCTGTGTGTAATTCGTCCAATTGTTCTTGGAAAAACGTGCTTGAACCTCTGCGCTCTGGCCTGCATTCAGTGATCCCGCTGCACTTGTAAAGCCCACTTCAAGATAATGATCCGCTCCGGCAACTGGAGTCTCCAGTTTAACGAATTGGCTCGTTACATTTGTGCTGCCCATACTGGCCCAGTCGGACCAGAAACTCTGAGCTTCCTCCCCGTCAATGGTATAGTAATACCGGAGTTTTACATCACTTAGCGGAATAGCCGAATTGCCTGAGTTGACCAGCTTGAACTTGGGTGAGACACCGTTGGCGGATGCACTTGTATTGCCGTTAAAAGCTTGAATCGTCAAATCCCCCGCAGGTACAGTAACCGTGCTGTCTACTACATTCACTGTAAGTTCAGCGTTATTGCCTCCATTAAAGTGAAAGGTCAATACGTTCTCGCCCAGCGGCAGTGCAGCAAGGTAGGAATGGTTCAGAACAACAGCAGAGCTGGACGCTGTATAATTCTGACCTGATATAAGCGTAGCATTCCCCTTCGTGA
This window contains:
- a CDS encoding LacI family DNA-binding transcriptional regulator, producing MASRKEVADLAGVSEATVSRVLNGVGPIKEETRRKVLEASEQLGYVPSALARSFARSKSGNLGVVLPYVPKAHLFSAYFFSEMLSGIGSKARDNGMDLLVMFRTPGEVMNYTDLFRRQKVDACIILGARDDPEELAAMQQLHQEGHPFCVMNQHFEGQSFTEVDADHVEGSRLAIRHLTDQGYRKIAFLNGPDSYSNSQERMEGVCLGLQEAGMELDPSLLLEGNYSRRSGTEAAAIVADRLHEIDAVFAANDRMAIGVMHGLRERGIGPADFPAFVGYDDSDAAEMAVPPLSSVRVPFFEMGELAVSKLMHGSVGDTHKANNSVVAVTESARALLPTELIIRASSIRQ
- the glpX gene encoding class II fructose-bisphosphatase, translating into MERELALEIVRVTELAALASAPWMGRGDKNSADEAATLAMRAMFDSVSIRGTVVIGEGEMDEAPMLYIGEEVGNAEGPEVDVAVDPLEGTEIVAKGLNNALSVIAVAGKGNLLHAPDMYMEKLAVGPALVGKVSIEDPVEVTLEKAAAALNKNISDLTVMILDRVRHESTIKTLRKVGVRIKFLSDGDVAGAMAPAFPEAGIDLYVGSGGAPEGVLAAAALSCLGGEIQGRLMPANADEFQRCLQMGIDNPYKVLTMQDMIGTEDVIFAATGVTPGEILGGVRYLADDRAETDSIVMRAKTKTIRFIRSQHFLPNKEVLHKVRQLQSTPEPSDRIPSHAKTKEQAEFSQSSVDLGVTTTL
- a CDS encoding GNAT family N-acetyltransferase; translation: MKIRIGICTIEQVCELQEISYETFNETFKAQNSPENMKAYLEKAFNREQLETELSISDSQFLFIYVNNQVAGYMKVNINDAQSEKMGEEESLEIERVYIKKEFQKHGLGKVLLHKAIEMAAEHHKTNIWLGVWEKNENAIAFYEKMGFVQTGAHAFVMGDEEQIDLIMTKTIL
- a CDS encoding YitT family protein, encoding MKYVLFVAGILILTLGISLTIQSELGTSPFDALLVGLSQHVGLSVGSWEVILAFLLIGCNSLLKQQKPEFLGLVTAFITGVGIDIWLYVSDFLITPEVWYTKLITFVIGLVIISIGTAIYLQTNFAPIPIDRLTLILHELTRTPLFISRTLIYFVFLMLAFLLGGPIGLGTLITVCCAGVLLQFIMGHTKRIIDRILTDMDIVTY